The DNA segment AAGGATAATAATGGTGTTTACTTGGCCTGCAACTGGATGTTCGAACGATTCGTTGGAGCCAAGGAAGAAGAAATAATTGGTAAGACCGACTTCGATTTTGTCCCTGCCGACCTCGCTGAATTCTTTAGGAAAAACGACAGCATGGCAATGGCTGCAGGATTCCCGACCAAAAACGAGGAGTGGGTAACCTTTGCCGACGATGGCCATAAGGCACTGCTTGAAACCACGAAAATGCCTTTAATTGGTAACAACAAAAAATTAATAGGGGTAATGGGTATTGCTCGTGAAATAACTGCCGCGCGCCAAACTGAGCAAGAACGATTCAAACTATTAGATATCATCGAAAAAAGCGTAAACGAAATATATCTATTCAATTTAGAATCGCTTAAATTTGAATATTTAAATCACGGTGCCCTTGAGAATATTGGCTACAGCCTCGAAGAGATCACTAACTTAACCCCAATAGATATAAAGCCCGAATTCTCTCTCGAGGAGTTTCGATTGCGGCTACTTCCCTTGATAGCAAAAGAAGAGAAGCAAATAGTATTCGAAACCATTCACCAGCGAAAAGACGGAACAACTTATCCCGTGGAGGAACACCTGCAGTTACACGATCAGGATGGAAAAAAACTATTCCTTGCGGTGATCAATGACATTTCGCAACGAAAGGTGTCAGAAAAAGCATTACGTGAAAGTCAGCAACTATTTGAAACCCTAGCACAGGTATCACCGGTAGGTATCTTCCGTACTCGCATCGATGGCTGCACGACCTATGTAAATCCCACATGGACAAGTTTGACAGGGCTATCCTTCGATGAAGCATTAGGTTTCGACTGGCTAAAGGCGGTCCATCCAGATGACAGGGCTCGGCTAACTCAGAAATGGGGCAGTGCTTTGCAAGGGAGCGATAGTTCAATAACTGAATACCGTTTTTTGCGACCCGACGGCACCTCCATATGGGTATTAGGTAACGCAGTACCAGAATATAGTGGAAATGAAGTAACCGGCTATATTGGAACCATAACCAACATTTCCAGCCGTAAAGAGTTTGAAGATGCACTCACCAAGAGCGAACTGCTTTTTCGTACCCTATTCGAAAATGTGGGAGAGGGAATTGTAGTGGCAAATACCACAGAACAATTTGAATATGCAAACACAGCTGCCGAGAATATTTTCGGTGTGGTACATGGTGGATTAGTTGGACTATCCCTTACAAAGTTTGTCTCAGATAAAACCTATCAAAATATTCTGAAAGAAACCGAACAAAGGAGGCAAAACATTAAGAGCGTTTATGAATTAGAGATTATGCGCGCCGACGGTAATATTCGAAATTTATTGGTTACCGCCGTACCCCGATATGAAAACAATGATAAATTCATTGGCACTTTTGGGGTTATAAGAGATATTACCGAACAAAAGATTGCCCAGCAAGAGATACTAAAACTAAATGAGACACTTGAACGCAAAGTAATTGATCGCACTCAACAGTTGGAAGCGGCCAACAAGGATTTGGAGTCCTTTTCCTACTCCGTCTCGCACGACTTACGCGCGCCACTTCGGCATATCGATGGGTTTGTGAGTATTCTTTTAAACGATTTCCAAGAGGACTTGCCACAGGAAGCAAAGCGATACCTGAATACTATTATCGCCTCGGCCAAGCAAATGGGTACCCTTATCGACGATCTGCTCAAGTTTTCCAGAACTGGTCGTTTGGAGATGAACAAGAAAACGTTCAGTATGGATCGAGTGGTTGCCAATGCTATCAATCAGGTAATGCAAATACAGGCTACACATCCCATCGAATGGATTATAAATCCACTACCTGAAGCATTCGGCGACGAGAATCTGTTGCAGTTGGCGTGGGTGAACCTCGTCGAAAATGCTGTAAAGTATTCGCGGAATTGCAGTAACCCAAAAATTGAAATTGGAACCATCACAAAACAGTCGGAAACTATATTCTACATACGAGATAATGGAGTTGGATTCGATATGCAGTATGCACAAAAACTTTTTGGAGTATTCCAGCGGATGCACTCCGAAAAAGAGTTTGAGGGGACCGGAATTGGTCTGGCCAACGTTCATAGAATTATTACCCGTCATGGCGGCAAAATTTGGGCCGAAGCGGAACCGAATAAAGGGGCTACGTTTTTCTTCACCTTACCCACTGCTTCCCTTTCGTGAATCCGATAAAACATCTAATCGATTTGAACAGGAACACAACATAAAACCCCGCAATCAGCAGTGGATTATAGTTCAATATATTATCCACATCTGAGTCCTGGAAAAATTCCCGCATAGCGGAAAAAGTGTTGTAGATTAAAACCAATAATTTATTGGTTTACGCCCTAATTGGATCAACAAACGTTTATCAACAGTAATGATTTTTTTGTATATTTAGCATTGTTGGAATAGTGACATCAGCCGATTACAATCAGCAAGAAGGGTAATCAAAAACCAACTCATCCGCTGTTACCATGAATACAAAAACCCATTTTTTTGAGTTAACCAAAACACGGATAATTATATTACTAACTACGTTAGTATCCCTACTTGCGATATCGGCATTTCTTTACTATAGTTACGAGAGCAACTCCATGCGCACACAAAAATATGAGGAGCTTAAGATTATTGCCGATTCGAAACAGAATCAAATCGTAACGTGGTGTAATGCCCGACTGAATGATGCCACCATGGCTACGGAAAGTCCCCTTTTCAATGAGGCATTGACACGCTATCTGAATCAGCCATCAAGCGAACTATTGCGAAACAATATGCATAGAAGGCTGAAATTATTACAAAAAACCTACAACTACGACGAAATATATATCACCAACGAAGAAGCAATCCCGTCAGTATTCCTTTCAGATGAGCAGCCTACCGTAGACTCTTCCCTACGTGAAAGAATAAAGGAGGCCATTCAACAGCGAAGAAATATTCTTACCGATTTTTACCGCATAAAGAATAACAACAAGATCAAAATTGACGTCATTGCCCCCGTTTTTAAGGCCGACAGCACTCCATTGGGCGTCTTGATTTTGCGGATTGACCCCAACAAATATCTCTACCCGCTAATACAGTCGTGGCCAACTCCAAGCAAAACTGCCGAAACGGTAATTGTTCGACGCGAATCCAACGGCATACTATTTCTGAATGAACTTCGACATAAAAAGAACACCGCACTATCGGAATATATCCCTCTTTCTTCAATCGATGTGCCAGCCGTTAAAGCGGTATTGGGCGTCACGGGTATAACTAGTGGGGTCGACTATCGTAACGTTCCCGTCATTGCCGACATACGCCCCATTACCGGCACACCATGGTTTATGGTTACTAAAGTAGATCAGGAAGAGATCCTTTCGGAACTTCACTTTAGGGCTACCATACTTATTATCATAGTTCTAATGGCATCCCTATTGATCACTTTTTTTATTGCTTGGCTATACCACTTTCGGCAGCAGAATATATACAAGAAGTTATTGAATGCCGAAAATGAATTTCGGACAACACTCTACTCGATTGGAGATGCGGTAATAACAGTAAGCAAGGAGGGAATCATCAGACATATGAACCAAATTGCAGAGCATCTAACGGGATATGTTGAAATAGATGCTAAAGGAAAAACCATTGAATTGGTGGTACATATCCAATTTGAAAATAGTCATAAGCGCTTCATCCCTTTTTCCGAAAACAGATTCAATTCTGAACAATCTCGGGAATTTGGCGAGAAAATGGTTATCCAATCGAGGAACGGCAATCGGGTTCCCATAAGTATAAGCATTGCGCCTATTGTAAACGAAGGAGGTATCCACCAAGGAGCAATCCTAGTGCTACACGACCAAACCAAGGAGCGAAAAGCGGAAAAGGAACTTTTGGAAAGCCGTGAGCGGCTAGCATTTGCCCTCGATGGTGCTAATGATGGTCTATGGGATGTCCAAATGAAAACAGGATCGGTTTATTTAAGTCCACGTGCCTGCGAAATTTTGGGATATACCCAGGAGAACATTCACAACACCGTAAAAGTGTGGACCGACTTAATTTACCCACCGGATTTACCCGCCATGCAAGTAGCCCTCGACAACTATTTTGCAGCAAATGCAGGCTACTTTAGCCTTGAGCAGCGATTAAGGACTAAGCAGGGAGAGTTAAAATGGATATTAACTCGCGGGAAAGTGGTAAGCAACAACGATCTAACTGGTCCTACGCGTATGGTAGGCACCTATACCGATATTACAAAAAAGAAAGAGAGCGAACAGGAAATTTTACACCTAAATGAATCTTTAGAGCACAAAGTAATTGAACGGACACAACAACTGGAAGCGGCCAACAAGGATTTGGAGTCCTTTTCCTACTCCGTCTCGCACGACTTACGCGCGCCACTTCGGCATATCGATGGGTTTGTGAGTATTCTTTTAAACGATTTCCAAGAGGACTTGCCACAGGAAGCAAAGCGATACCTGAATACTATTATCGCCTCGGCCAAGCAAATGGGTACCCTTATTGACGATCTGCTCAAGTTTTCCAGAACTGGTCGTTTGGAGATGAACAAGAAAACGTTCAGTATGGATCGAGTGGTTGCCAATGCAATCAATCAGGTAATGCAAATACCGCCTACAAATCCAATTGATTGGATCACAAACCCTCTACCCGAAGCATTCGGCGATGAAAACCTACTGCAGTTGGCGTGGGTGAACCTCGTCGAAAATGCTGTAAAGTATTCGCGGAATTGCAGTAACCCAAAAATTGAAATTGGAACCATCACAAAACAGTCGGAAACTATATTCTACATACGAGATAATGGAGTTGGATTCGATATGCAGTATGCACAAAAACTTTTTGGAGTATTCCAGCGGATGCACTCCGAAACAGAGTTTGAGGGGACCGGAATTGGTCTGGCCAACGTTCATAGAATTATTACCCGTCATGGCGGCAAAATTTGGGCCGAAGCGGAACCGAATAAAGGGGCAACCTTCTCCTTTTTACTTCCAAAGTTTATCGAACACCAAGCAGAATAGAATTAAATACATCAGCATTGCAGGGTGATATTGAAGAAGTGAGAAAGGTAACATAATGTTGATTTTAATTATAAACAAGAGTTACTCATACTGATAAATAGAGGCAAATGGTTCTTTTAAATTAGGTGTAATTATGAAAATTAAAACAATATTGCTCGCTGAGGATAATAAATTTGATGCTGAATTAACACAAAAAGCTCTTGCAGAGTCTAACCTTGCCAACAATCTAGTTACGGTAAGCGACGGAGTTGAAGTATTGGATTATTTACGTTATGAAGGAAAGTTTAAAGATAGGGAGCATGGCAATCCTGCCGTTATCCTTCTCGACATAAAAATGCCAAGATTAGACGGTATCGAAACTCTTCAAGTTATCCGAACCGATCCAAAGCTAAAAATGATACCAGTGGTTATCTTGAGTTCATCGCGCGAAGAGCAAGACTTAATACGCTCCTATGCGCTGGGAGTTAATGGCTACGTGGTAAAACCAGTCGACTTCAAGCAATTTGTAGAGGCCGTAAAATCCTTAGGTGTTTTTTGGGTTCTTATTAACGAACAACCTCCAAGTTGAATCGTTAATGACTATATTGTAGCGCAACAGAAGACAATGGAAATATTGCTTCTCAAACCGTAAAAGGTCTAAAAGCGAAAAAAGTGATCAATAAAGCAAGACTAAAAAAAATAAGACTTCGAATCGGCATTGTTTTACCGTTTCAATTTTCTCTCCAATGAAAAATGAAAAACCTAACCAACAGGTCTTATCTATACTCGTACTCGAAGACAACCTGACGGATGTTGTTCTTTTAAAACAATTCCTTTATCAAGAAGGATTTACAACGATCATTAGCCATGTTGCCAACGAAAACGATTTTCTCGAGAAATTGCATACAGACACTTACGACCTTATCCTTTCGGACTATAACCTTCCTGGCTATACGGGCATGGCTGCCTTAAAAAAAGTAAAACTCATCTGCCCTCAAACTCCCTTTATTTGCATCTCCGGAACCATTGGCGAGGACTTAGTTGTTGAACTACTACAGGAGGGTGCTGCCGATTATGTTCTGAAGGATAAGATGGGAAAGTTACCCTTAGCCATAAACAGAGCCCTTGGAGAAGTTCAGCAAAGGCGGGCCTTAAAAAATGCCGAATCAGAGTTGCGTATCCTTTCCCGCACAGTGCAACAAAGCCCCTCGTCGGTAATCATTACCAACACGTCAGGCATCATCATTTATACGAATCCAAAATTTACTGAAATCTCCGGTTACACTGTTGATGAGATCATTGGAAAACCTTTGCGTATACTCAAAAAAGGAAGAACCTACGATAATATACACGCCGAAATATGGAGCACCATAACTGCAGGGCATATCTGGCAAGGAGAATATCTTAGCAAACGAAGTAATGGCGAACTATTCTGGGAGCACACTACTATCTCTCCAATCTTCGATTCAAACGAAGAAATTTCTCATTATTTAGCCATAAGTGAAGATATTACAGGTAAAAAACAGACCGAACAAGCCATTAAAGAGAGTGAACAAACATTTCGCTTCCTTTTTCAAGACAACCCTCTATCTATGTGGGTTTATGAAATTGAATCGCTCAAATTCCTTTCGGTAAACCAAATGGCCATAATGAAATATGGTTATTCCGAAGAGGAGTTTTATGCAATGACCATTAGAGACATACGCCCCAAAGAAGACATCGCACGATTGAACGAAAATCTAACCGACGAAGCCGGAGATACTCAGTTCTCACGAGGATGGCGCCACAAGCTCAAAAATCAGGATATAATTGACGTTGAAATATTCTCCCACAGCATTAATTTCCATGGTAAAAAAGCAAGACTTATAGTTTCTATTGATATAACAGAACGTATAACAGCCGAAAAAGAAGTAAAAATACTCTCTGAAGCGGTTCAACAAAGTCCCGTTTCAATTATCCTTACAGGGATCAACGGGAAGATTGAGTATATCAACAATAAAACTGAGGAAATAACAGGATATACTAGAGCCGAATTAATTGGGAAAAGCCCGAGTATTCTCCGATCGGAAAATATTTCGAAAGAAGAGTCCACCAAACTTTGGGACACCATAAATAGGGGCGATAAATGGTCTGGAGAGTTCTATAATAAGAAGAAGAGTGGTGACCCATACTGGGAATCGGCCACCATCTCCCCCATCTTTGATGAGGAGGGAAAGATAACCCACTTCCTCGACATCAAACAGGACGTGACTGACAAGAAAAAATTAACGGAAGACCTCATAATATCAAAAGATAAAGCAGAGGCTAGCGATAGACTAAAAACTGCGTTTATGCACAATATCTCTCACGAAGTGAGAACCCCTTTAAACGGAATCTTGGGATTTGCAACGCTTATTAGCGAACCAGATATCGACGAAGATACGAAAGAACGTTACCTGAATATTCTTAATAGAAGCAGCGACCGATTGCTAAATACCATAACTAGCTATATAGACATTTCGCTTCTGGTCTCCGGGAACCAGGAAAAACACTTAAACAGAATCAATATAGGCAGTATTCTCAACGACATTTACGAGTTGTTTGCTCCAAAATGTACAGAGAGAGGTTTAGATATGAAAGTTGTCATTTCGGAATCGGTAGAATTGTTGGTGATGGAAACCGATCGATCCCTAATCGAAAAAGCCTTAACGCATCTGCTGAATAATGCCATCAAGTTTACAGAGGATGGAACTATTACACTCGACGGCAGGATAGCAGATGGTAGCCTTCACATATCTGTAATCGATACTGGAATTGGAATTGAAGAGCAGGCACAGAAAAATATATTCGGTCACTTTATCCAAGAGAATTTTTCTCATACAAAAGAATACGAAGGCAGCGGATTGGGTCTTTCCATTGCGAAAGGGGTAATAAACTTGCTAGGTGGAAATATCTATGTAGTTTCTGCAAAAGGGCAGGGATCCAAATTCACCATTTCGCTACCTATAA comes from the Williamwhitmania taraxaci genome and includes:
- a CDS encoding sensor histidine kinase, translated to MNTKTHFFELTKTRIIILLTTLVSLLAISAFLYYSYESNSMRTQKYEELKIIADSKQNQIVTWCNARLNDATMATESPLFNEALTRYLNQPSSELLRNNMHRRLKLLQKTYNYDEIYITNEEAIPSVFLSDEQPTVDSSLRERIKEAIQQRRNILTDFYRIKNNNKIKIDVIAPVFKADSTPLGVLILRIDPNKYLYPLIQSWPTPSKTAETVIVRRESNGILFLNELRHKKNTALSEYIPLSSIDVPAVKAVLGVTGITSGVDYRNVPVIADIRPITGTPWFMVTKVDQEEILSELHFRATILIIIVLMASLLITFFIAWLYHFRQQNIYKKLLNAENEFRTTLYSIGDAVITVSKEGIIRHMNQIAEHLTGYVEIDAKGKTIELVVHIQFENSHKRFIPFSENRFNSEQSREFGEKMVIQSRNGNRVPISISIAPIVNEGGIHQGAILVLHDQTKERKAEKELLESRERLAFALDGANDGLWDVQMKTGSVYLSPRACEILGYTQENIHNTVKVWTDLIYPPDLPAMQVALDNYFAANAGYFSLEQRLRTKQGELKWILTRGKVVSNNDLTGPTRMVGTYTDITKKKESEQEILHLNESLEHKVIERTQQLEAANKDLESFSYSVSHDLRAPLRHIDGFVSILLNDFQEDLPQEAKRYLNTIIASAKQMGTLIDDLLKFSRTGRLEMNKKTFSMDRVVANAINQVMQIPPTNPIDWITNPLPEAFGDENLLQLAWVNLVENAVKYSRNCSNPKIEIGTITKQSETIFYIRDNGVGFDMQYAQKLFGVFQRMHSETEFEGTGIGLANVHRIITRHGGKIWAEAEPNKGATFSFLLPKFIEHQAE
- a CDS encoding response regulator, translating into MKIKTILLAEDNKFDAELTQKALAESNLANNLVTVSDGVEVLDYLRYEGKFKDREHGNPAVILLDIKMPRLDGIETLQVIRTDPKLKMIPVVILSSSREEQDLIRSYALGVNGYVVKPVDFKQFVEAVKSLGVFWVLINEQPPS
- a CDS encoding PAS domain S-box protein produces the protein MKNEKPNQQVLSILVLEDNLTDVVLLKQFLYQEGFTTIISHVANENDFLEKLHTDTYDLILSDYNLPGYTGMAALKKVKLICPQTPFICISGTIGEDLVVELLQEGAADYVLKDKMGKLPLAINRALGEVQQRRALKNAESELRILSRTVQQSPSSVIITNTSGIIIYTNPKFTEISGYTVDEIIGKPLRILKKGRTYDNIHAEIWSTITAGHIWQGEYLSKRSNGELFWEHTTISPIFDSNEEISHYLAISEDITGKKQTEQAIKESEQTFRFLFQDNPLSMWVYEIESLKFLSVNQMAIMKYGYSEEEFYAMTIRDIRPKEDIARLNENLTDEAGDTQFSRGWRHKLKNQDIIDVEIFSHSINFHGKKARLIVSIDITERITAEKEVKILSEAVQQSPVSIILTGINGKIEYINNKTEEITGYTRAELIGKSPSILRSENISKEESTKLWDTINRGDKWSGEFYNKKKSGDPYWESATISPIFDEEGKITHFLDIKQDVTDKKKLTEDLIISKDKAEASDRLKTAFMHNISHEVRTPLNGILGFATLISEPDIDEDTKERYLNILNRSSDRLLNTITSYIDISLLVSGNQEKHLNRINIGSILNDIYELFAPKCTERGLDMKVVISESVELLVMETDRSLIEKALTHLLNNAIKFTEDGTITLDGRIADGSLHISVIDTGIGIEEQAQKNIFGHFIQENFSHTKEYEGSGLGLSIAKGVINLLGGNIYVVSAKGQGSKFTISLPISQL